Below is a genomic region from Mycolicibacter hiberniae.
CCATGACGCCGGGCGTCCGCACGCGGTCGGCCGTCCGTCCGCCCGATGACCACGCCGACCACAGCCGGGGGCGCTGCGGGCGCCGCCGGGGAAAGTCCGAGCTCGGAGGTCGATATCGCGCAGTTCCAGGCGGAGCTGCGCGCCTGGCTCGACGCCAACGACCTTCGCCCCGGCCCCGACGCGTCGCTGCAGGGACACCTCACACAGTTCGCCCGGGTCTCGGCCGCCCTCTACGAGGCGGGCTGGATGCGTTACGGCTGGCCCGTGCAGGCCGGTGGACTGGGCGGCCCGGCAATGCTGCGGGCCGTCGTCGGCGAAGAGGTGGTCGGTCGTGGGCTCGCCGAGCCCGGACCGTACTCGATGCTGGAAGTGCTGGCGCCCACCATGATCGACTACGCCTCACCCGAGCTCACAGCAGAGATGGTGCCGCGGTTGCTGTCCGGCCGCGAGCAGTGGTGTCAGGGCTTCTCCGAGCCCGGGTCCGGCAGCGACCTGGCATCGCTTTCCACCCGGGCCACGGCGCGCGGCGATCAGTGGGTGATCAACGGGCAGAAGGTTTGGACCAGCTTCGCCCAGTACTCGCACCGCTGCATCCTGTTGACGCGCACGGGTGGCGCCGATGCGCCGAATCACCAGGCCATCACCGCGTTCTTCGTGGACATGGACACCCCCGGCATCGAGGTGCGCCCGCTGGGCACCATGCACGGCGTCGACGAGTTCTGCGAGGTCTATTTCGACGATGTCGTCGTGGACGGCACCCGGATGCTCGGCCGCCCGGGCGACGGCTGGCAGCTGGCCATGGACCTGCTGCCGTTCGAACGTTCTACCTGCTTCTGGCAGCGCATCGCCTACCTGTACTCGCGCTTCGATGCGCTGATCGCCGAGGTGAAGCGCCAGGGCGCGGCGGTCGACGACGAGCTGGGCGCGGTGTACCTGGCGCTGCACACCCTGCGCTGCCGGTCCCGCGGCACCCAGCACCGGCTTGCCGACGGGCACCGGCTTGGCCCGGACACTTCCATCGACAAGGTGCTGCTGGCCAGCGCCGAACAGTTGCTCTACGACACCACGCGTGACCTGCTTCCGGGCCTGATCGAACTGAACGACAGCAGGTGGCGCCCGGAGTACCTGTACTCGCGAGCGGCCACCATCTACGGCGGCACCGCCGAAATCCAGCGCAACATCATCGCCCGCCGACTGCTCGATCTCGGGAAGGAGTGACGATGAGCACCGCCATGGATGCCACCTCGTTGGCTCTGCTGGAAGACACTCTGCGCAAGATCATGGCGTCTGCATCCGGCCCCGCTTTGGATCAGGCACTGGCCGAACTGGGCTGGGCAGAAATGCTTTCCGAGGACCCGGACGCGGCCATCCCACTGGTGTTCCGCCTGCTCGGCGAGACCGGGGCGCACGCCTCGGTACTCAACGACGTGGTACTGGAGACCATCGGCGGCCTGCCCGGCGGCACTCCGCCGATGCCGTACGCCGGTGGTAGCTGGGTGATTTGGGAGCGCAGCGAAAGCGCGGGCAACACCGTGCTGGGCGGCCTGCCGCTGCGCCAGGTGCCCAACGGCGAACTGATGCGTCTGGGTGAGGCACGTCGCGCGGTGGGCTGGTGGCTGGTGGGCTCGGCTCGGGCCATGCTGGCTCTGGCACGCCGGCACGCACTGGACAGAACACAGTTCGGTAAGCCGATCGCGGGATTTCAGGCGATTCGGCATCGGCTCGCCGAGACCCTGGTCGCCATCGAAGGGGCCGAGGCCACCCTCACCGTGCCCGTCACCGAGAGCCCGGACCTGACCTCGATGCTGGCCAAAGCGGCGGCGGGCAGGGCCGCGTTGACCGCGGCCAAGCACTGCCAACAGGTGCTCGCCGGCGTCGGTTTCACCGCGGAACACGACCTGCACCGCCACATCGAGCGAGCGCTGGTGCTCGACGGACTGCTCGGCAATGCCCGCGACCTGACCCGCCGGGTAGGCGGCGGCCTTAGGGCCCGGGGCTCGGCGCCACGACTGGTTCAGCTCTAGCCGGCGCCGGACAGCCCCAGGGGTTACGGCACTGCGGAATAACGGAGTTCCACCCCGACACGCGCCTGAATCCGGTGGCCTATCGCGGCAGTCCGAGCACGCGTTGCGCGATGATATTGCGCTGAATCTCCGAGGTTCCACCAGCGATGGTTCCCGAGAAACTGCGCAGGTACCGATCGAACCAGCTTCCGGTGGCGTAGTCCTCGTTGAGCGGCATGTAGACACCGGAGCTGGCGGGGTGGATCAGGCCGGCCGCGCCGGCATTGTCGAGTGCGTGTTCGGCAGCGTTCTGCACGGCCTCTGACCCGAGCAGTTTCAGCACCGACAGCGCGGGCACGTCCTGCTCGCCCCGGGCGGCCTTTGCCAGCGCCACCGAGCCGAGCAGCCGTAACGCCTCGTGGTCCATCAGCAGTGTGGCGAAGCGGTCGCGCGCCAGCGCATCACGCGGTCCGAAGTCGAGGATCAGATCGTGCAACCGGTCGGCGAAGCTCATCCACAGCAGTGTGCGTTCGTGCCCCAGCGAACCGTTGGCCACTGTCCACCCGCCGTTGAGCGGACCCACCAGATTCTCGGCGGGGACCACGACGTCGGTGAAGAAGACCTCGTTGAAGTCGACGTCGTCATAGGCGCAGGCCGAGGCGAAGGGCCGTCTCACCACGCCTGGGGAATCGGTGGAGATCAGCAACACGCTGATGCCCTTGTGCTTGGGCGCGTCAGGATCGGTGCGGACGAAGGTCAGCAACACGTCGGCGTCATGGGCGCCGGAGGTCCAGACCTTCTGGCCGTTGACCACGAAATGATCGCCGTCGAGCACCGCCCGGGTCTGCAGACCGGCCAGGTCCGAACCGGCGCCGGGTTCGCTCATGCCCAGCGACGCGGTGATCTCGGCCCGAAGAATCGGTACCGCCCACCGGCGTTTCTGCTCCTCGGTGCCGAAGGACAGCAGCGAGGCGGCGATGATGCCGACCCCCTGCGGATTGAAGCTGGGATAGATACGCCGGCGCGACAATTCCTCGGAATGCACGTACTGCTGCAGGATCGTGGCGTTGCGGCCGCCGAATTCGGGCGGATTGGCCGGCAGCAGCCAGCCGTTGTCGAACAACAATCGCTGCCACCGACGGGCCCAGCCAGGTACGTCGGAGCACGACTGAGAACGTTGCAGGGCCTCGGCGTCGGTGGGCAGATGTTCGTCGAGGAAGGCCGAGAATTCGGCCCGAAAGTTCTCGACTTCTGGATCGAAGGTCAGTTGCACTCCGAACTCCTCGGCTCGGGCGCCCCGGGAATACCGGTTTTCGAATACGGCGCCGATCTTGGGCGTCTGCTTCCCTAGACGCGCTGGTGAGAATATCATTCTCGAATGGAGAAGTTGCGATCTCTGAATCGTCACCCGCACGGCTCAGCGCTGCACCGGCGGCGCGCCACCCTCCCGTGCGCTCGCTCCGCGTCCCAGCCACCACGGCGTCCGGCACGCCGGTGACCACTCCCAGCGACGAACCCGCGTGGAAGCAGCGCGCGGTAGAACGCTCGATCAAGACCGCGAAGATCCGAGCCGGGCAACGTGTTCAACGGTTTCTCGATGCCGCGCAGTCGATCATCATCGAAAAGGGCAGCACGGACTTCACCGTCCAGGAGGTCGTCGACCGCTCGCGCCAATCCCTGCGCAGCTTTTATCTGCAGTTCGACGGCAAGCACGAGCTGCTGCTGGCACTGTTCGAAGATGCGTTGAGTCGCGCCGCGGATCAGATCCGCGCCGCAACGGCCAACCACTCCGATCCGCTGGACCGGCTGCGGGTTGCCGTCGAGTTGCTGTTCGAGTCTTCGCGCCCGGATCCGGCCGCCAAACGGCCACTGTTCACCGACTTCGCCCCCACCCTGCTGTTGACCCATCCCGCCGAAGTACGCGTGGCTCACACGCCACTGCTGGACCTACTCACCGAGCTGACCCAGCAAGCCGCCGAGGCGGGCCGGTTGCGCACCGACACCCACCCCCGGCGGCTGGCGGCCATGGTCATGCAGACCGTCCTGTTCAACGCCCAATCCAGCCCTTCCTCCGCTGACCCGGCCGTCAATCCGCTGACCGCCGAGGAGGTCTGGGACTTCTGCGCGCACGGCTTCGGACACCCTGAGCCGGACGCATCCATCTTGGCCGCACGCAGCTGAGATCCGGCGCCGGCTGCGCCGGCAGCGCCGCCGCGAACCCTGGACATCGACGGGGGAACCACATAGCCTCATGCGAACGGGATTATCGCTAGACGAGAAGGGGATTATCAATGTCGGTGCAGGCGGTGTTGGACGACATCCGGAAGGTGCCCGGAACCGGCGACGTGATCCCGATCATCGATCCGGCCACCGAGGAGCAGCTGACCGAATTCACCGACTGCGGACCTGAGGCGGTCAACGACGCCGTTGCCCGGGCCAAGGCCACCGCCGAGTCCGGGGTGTGGTCGCAGATGGCGGACTACGACCGGGCCCGGGTGCTGTGGAAGGTCGCCGACCTCATCGACGAGAACGCCGAACTCCTGGCCGAACTCGAGTCGGTCAACGCCGGCATCCCGGCCTCCCAGGCCGCAATCATCACCAAGGTCGGCTCCGAGTGGTTCCGCTACTACGCGGGCTGGTGCACCAAGATCGACGGCATCGCCCGCGACGTCAACACCGGCGGCCTGACCGGCATCGAGTCCCACCAGCACGTCTACACGCTGCGCGAGCCCTATGACGTGGTGGGGCTGATCTTCCCGTGGAACGGCCCGGTCTTCAACTTCTGCGCCAAGCTGGCACCGTCGCTGGCGGCGGGATGCAGCAGCGTCGTCAAACCGGCTGAAGAAACCCCGCTGTCCGCGCTGGTCCTCGACCGCATTCTGAGTGAAGCCGGCGTCCCCGACGGCGTGGTCAACATGGTGCTCGGCTACGGCCACACCGCCGGTGCCGCCATCACCGCGCACCCCGACGTGGACAAGGTCGCGTTCACCGGGTCCACCGAAGTCGGCCGCGAGATCGTACGCGCCTCTGCGGCAAGCAATCTGAACAAGGTGACCCTGGAGCTCGGCGGCAAATCACCGGTCCTGATCTACGACGACGCCGACCTCGACATGGCCATCACCATGGCGGCGTTCGGCACCTTCGTGCACTCCGGGCAAGCCTGCGTATGCGGTTCGCGCATCTTCGCCCAGCGCGGCGTCTACGAGCGCGTCGTCGAAGGCATCGCCAACATGGCCAACATGATGCAGCTCGGCGGCCCCAAGGACGAGGGCGTCATGGTCGGTCCGCTGATCAGTCAGAAGCAACTGAACCGGGTGCTCGGCTACCTCGAGCAGGGCCGGGCCGACGGCAACGAGCTCGTCACCGGTGGCCACCGGCTGGACCGCAAGGGTTACTTCGTGCACCCGACCGTGGTCACCAATGTCGACCCCGAATCCAGCCGGCTGTTCCAGGAGGAGATCTTCGGCCCGGTGGTCACGATCCTGCCGTTCGACGACGACGACGAGGCTATCGCGCTGGCCAACAACAGCAGCTACGGACTGGCCGCGACGGCGTGGACGTCCAACCTGGGCCGGGCGCACCGACTGGCCAAGCGACTCAAGGCCGGAACGGTCGGACTGAACTGTCAGATGCAGTTTGACCACTCGATGCCCTTCGGGGGCTACAAGCAGTCCGGCTGGGGTTACGAATC
It encodes:
- a CDS encoding acyl-CoA dehydrogenase family protein, whose protein sequence is MTTPTTAGGAAGAAGESPSSEVDIAQFQAELRAWLDANDLRPGPDASLQGHLTQFARVSAALYEAGWMRYGWPVQAGGLGGPAMLRAVVGEEVVGRGLAEPGPYSMLEVLAPTMIDYASPELTAEMVPRLLSGREQWCQGFSEPGSGSDLASLSTRATARGDQWVINGQKVWTSFAQYSHRCILLTRTGGADAPNHQAITAFFVDMDTPGIEVRPLGTMHGVDEFCEVYFDDVVVDGTRMLGRPGDGWQLAMDLLPFERSTCFWQRIAYLYSRFDALIAEVKRQGAAVDDELGAVYLALHTLRCRSRGTQHRLADGHRLGPDTSIDKVLLASAEQLLYDTTRDLLPGLIELNDSRWRPEYLYSRAATIYGGTAEIQRNIIARRLLDLGKE
- a CDS encoding acyl-CoA dehydrogenase family protein, with product MSTAMDATSLALLEDTLRKIMASASGPALDQALAELGWAEMLSEDPDAAIPLVFRLLGETGAHASVLNDVVLETIGGLPGGTPPMPYAGGSWVIWERSESAGNTVLGGLPLRQVPNGELMRLGEARRAVGWWLVGSARAMLALARRHALDRTQFGKPIAGFQAIRHRLAETLVAIEGAEATLTVPVTESPDLTSMLAKAAAGRAALTAAKHCQQVLAGVGFTAEHDLHRHIERALVLDGLLGNARDLTRRVGGGLRARGSAPRLVQL
- a CDS encoding acyl-CoA dehydrogenase family protein, which gives rise to MQLTFDPEVENFRAEFSAFLDEHLPTDAEALQRSQSCSDVPGWARRWQRLLFDNGWLLPANPPEFGGRNATILQQYVHSEELSRRRIYPSFNPQGVGIIAASLLSFGTEEQKRRWAVPILRAEITASLGMSEPGAGSDLAGLQTRAVLDGDHFVVNGQKVWTSGAHDADVLLTFVRTDPDAPKHKGISVLLISTDSPGVVRRPFASACAYDDVDFNEVFFTDVVVPAENLVGPLNGGWTVANGSLGHERTLLWMSFADRLHDLILDFGPRDALARDRFATLLMDHEALRLLGSVALAKAARGEQDVPALSVLKLLGSEAVQNAAEHALDNAGAAGLIHPASSGVYMPLNEDYATGSWFDRYLRSFSGTIAGGTSEIQRNIIAQRVLGLPR
- a CDS encoding TetR/AcrR family transcriptional regulator, which produces MTTPSDEPAWKQRAVERSIKTAKIRAGQRVQRFLDAAQSIIIEKGSTDFTVQEVVDRSRQSLRSFYLQFDGKHELLLALFEDALSRAADQIRAATANHSDPLDRLRVAVELLFESSRPDPAAKRPLFTDFAPTLLLTHPAEVRVAHTPLLDLLTELTQQAAEAGRLRTDTHPRRLAAMVMQTVLFNAQSSPSSADPAVNPLTAEEVWDFCAHGFGHPEPDASILAARS
- a CDS encoding aldehyde dehydrogenase family protein, giving the protein MSVQAVLDDIRKVPGTGDVIPIIDPATEEQLTEFTDCGPEAVNDAVARAKATAESGVWSQMADYDRARVLWKVADLIDENAELLAELESVNAGIPASQAAIITKVGSEWFRYYAGWCTKIDGIARDVNTGGLTGIESHQHVYTLREPYDVVGLIFPWNGPVFNFCAKLAPSLAAGCSSVVKPAEETPLSALVLDRILSEAGVPDGVVNMVLGYGHTAGAAITAHPDVDKVAFTGSTEVGREIVRASAASNLNKVTLELGGKSPVLIYDDADLDMAITMAAFGTFVHSGQACVCGSRIFAQRGVYERVVEGIANMANMMQLGGPKDEGVMVGPLISQKQLNRVLGYLEQGRADGNELVTGGHRLDRKGYFVHPTVVTNVDPESSRLFQEEIFGPVVTILPFDDDDEAIALANNSSYGLAATAWTSNLGRAHRLAKRLKAGTVGLNCQMQFDHSMPFGGYKQSGWGYESGKAGIETYLQTKIVWAQM